The nucleotide sequence ggaattatcattattattaggttttgtttgtgGTCAACGTTTGGGTTTCTGAATCGGTGTAGTATAATGAAATGCTGACCAAGTGGTTGTATTTTTTTCTGGGAAAAGGAGTGTTTCATTGTCTCTCTTTGGAATGTTTCCTAGAGTCAAGATAtcttaaaggggtacacacacacatggaatattAGAAGTtatattttctgagttttaattaaacaagTGAATTCTTTAGATaagggaatgttctgggaacctgggatacaacatgtagaaaatgtttgatggtttttctttaatttgtctaatatagtaagaaacactTCTTTGAAAGGGTGGTATGACTTTTGACCTCTATCATGGCTTTCCTTTGTGGTCTGATCAGCCTCATGAGagggccatttggataatgaatttaaggtAATTTGTAATATTGATTTTAAGGTAATTTGTGTAAATGATAATTATGATGGAGTTTATWTTTCTTTGACATATTTGTAATTTGAACCAATGAGAAGAAAGATAGGGCATAACCTTTGACTAAGGGTAGACTTCCTTAAGTCTCTCTTCCTATGGCCATAAGGGTACAATCATTTTTCTTTGTGGAGGGTTTCATAGTTGGGATTTTGATCTGATTATGTCATTTGAAACTTTGTTTTATCTTTTGACCAGTAGTACTATTTTTTATACAATACTCTCATGGAAAAGTATCGTTTAAAAATGGGGCGAAGGTGGGTTTATAAAAAACTGTCATAAGGTTATTTTGCTATTTTGGCTTAAGTAATTTTAGTAATCTAGCAAAGTTTTATTTTCCCTTAGGTAGTCAGCTGTTGTTGTATGCAGTGTAAGAAATTTAACACAACAAGGCTGTGAAATTGATATAATAGTATTATTATAGTTTGTTGTTGAACAAGGTTCTAAAGTTAGCAAGAATAAGTTTAATAATGGTAGACTTATGTTAAGTATTTAGGACATATTCTGAGCCAACAGGACAGGGACATATGACATCTGTGGTGATCCAGGATCATTGAGAGTATCGAGATAAACTTAATCGAACTAGGTAATAATCTTAAAGATYATTACCATAGACATGTTGATTTTTCTAAAAATCCATGAGTgcagacagggagacagtgagACATTTAGTCAATATTTGGAAACAACCCATATTTGATACTGACTGTTATAAGAAAGAGCGACAGACAGATAGAAGGAAGGGCAGACGGAGAAGCCCTCACCACACTGCTGAGACCTTGATGGTTGGGGAGTAGCATGAGGAGAGAAGATAGAAGTGACACAGAATGGGTAGATAACAGTTACTGCGTGGAGACAAAAGGGGAATGAAAGCTTTGTTGGTTTCAGGAACTAAGGTGTTAGACACTGAACCATTGCCCAGAAATTATTCTGCACAGCAGGCCGAAATAGTAGCATTGACTAGAGCCTGCGaaataagaaaggagagaaaggttaCTATTTACACAGACAAGCACATAGGCATTTAAAACCATACAAAGCAGCACAGTTAAATCTTAAAGAAGATAAGACACTTGACAGAGAATTGTTACAGGATAGCCAAGAACGAACGCCCCAGGGAGAATTGGACATGTGGAAAATGAAAGGGGCAATCCTACAAGATAAAGTCTGACATAAGGATAATTTACTAATCTTACCAAAGTCATTGTTTAGATACACAGCAATATTGATACATGGGCAGAGCCATGTATCAACCGGAGGGATGGTAGAGGTAATTAGACAACACTTTGTAGCATACGGAATAactaactatttaaaaaaaaaaagaatgttcaCGTTGTGTTATTTGTGCACAGAATAATCACCAGGGTAGACAGAAAGCAGGTTAGAGGAAGGATGGTAGAGCAGGTTAGGAAACACTGCAGGTTAGGAAAGACTTAGTGGCCTAGAGGATAACTACTTAGTGGCCTAGAGGATAACTACTTAATGGCCTAGAGGATAACTACTTAATGGCCTAGAGGAtaactacctttttttaaagaaggGGTGTTTAACAATAATAGATAAGCATATTAAATGGGTAGAAGCATTCCCAACTTACTTGGCGGACACGATTATAGTAGTTAAAATATTAGGTCAAGATATTATCCCTAGAGTTGGTTTACTAGGATCTATTTCTTTAAATAATGGATGACATTTTAGCTAATCAGGTAGAACAAATAGAATGCCAGAGGTAGGGACCAGAACAGGTAGACATAGAAGTTGAAGATATACTAGCAGAACACATGAGAAgactgtttgttaaccaaacccgtatgtccaagattttgtgtccaacaggtgaataacaggagaaggtgattcactcaaTCCAACCAGGAGACTGGGTGTGGATCCAGTCCCTGAGGAGAGTAGACTGGAAGCAGCCCCGTTGGGAAGGCCAATACCAGGTTCTGTTAAACCACCGCCTTTGCTATTAGAATTGCTGAGAGAGTCACTTGGGTCCACGTTACCCACTGCAAGAAGGTATGTACACATATGAGCACGGCTGATCACACACAGAGTTAGGAGAAGAACCGAGTACCAACAGGGTCCGGAGGTTACCTCCTTAACGAAGATTTCCTATCCCGACCGTTCATCACTGTGGGTGATCCTAGAAGTGTGAGTATGGGGTGGTCCCTAGCAGACCGACTAAGGGCAGGAGAGGGTTGGCGGTTTTTGGGAAGAGTAGGGACTCTGAGCTGCATCTTAGTCTTGGTAACCTTTCTGATACATCCAGATCCACCACCTTCCGGTTCTAATTATATGACGACATTGTCATTGATAAGAAGTAAAATATCAACTATATAATACACTGATGAGTGACTTACAGAATAAGGAGTCAAAGAAGATCAAGATGTAGGATTTAAGGTAAACATTAAACAATTCCCTAGGAAAGTAAATAACTTTACAGGGAGTGGGTTGGCCAGATTGAAGTACTCGGCCAACCCACCTCGGTTCACTTTAACTCCTGATGAGTACCAGTGTTAAAGATACAAGAATGGTATCGAGAACTTAGATGATCACACACAGAGTTAGGTTTTAATGGCTGAAAGGTAATCGTTAATGTGACTGACTTAGGTTTGGAAGTACAGGAGAAAATTCTTAACCTCACAGCACCTATAACTGATGTAGGGTGGGCTCGTACCAGCAAAGGACGCATACGACAGAAACTACCAAAAAGGGTGGTTAGGAACTTTCGCCCCGGGGTTATTGGTCCAACCAGTTCGAGTTAGTCATCAGAGGCCAGTTATAGGAAGCTAAAGTAGGCACAGAAGGAGTTTTGACCAGGATGGGAGTCTAGATGGATGCTATTGGCATCCTCAGGGAAGTTCCAGAAGAATCAAATAGGTGAAGGCTTTACCACTACCTTATTTTGGTGGTTGACAATAAATAAAATTGTGGATTGGATTAATGACATCTATTATAATTAACAGAGATTCGTGAATGATACTGGGGATGCAGTAAAGGGGTTCTCTGACCAATTATCCGCCACCTCCCTCATGACCTGGTAAAATAGACTGACTCTCGATATGTTATTGTCAGAAAAGGGCGGGGTATGTAGAATGATTGGGGTTCATTGCTgtacgtttattttttaaataacacagctccagacggatcagtgaccaaggccctggctGGATTAACCACATTAGCTCATGAATTAGCAGAAAACTCTGGGGGGGATAATTCTCTAACAAATTGGTTTGACAGTatgtttgggaaatggaaaaatgcCATAATCACTGTGTTATGGGCAACCTTCACCTGTATAACAGTGTGGGTATTATGTGGCTGTTGTTTGATTCCGTGTATGCGAGGTCTCATTtccaggactctggagaggtcGATGACGCAACAGATGGTGAGATATGGACCGATTCCGAGCTCTGGCCAGTGGGATGATGAATACATGCCTCCAAACCTAGTAGATGATTCTGGTTCCTTCACTGACGAGGAGCCAATGTTAGATGAGACTATCTTCAATGTTTAGACAGAGACTGTTTCTTTCATGAAGATTATGATGAAAATCCTAAACAGGAAGAGTCATAATTGGATATAGGCCTAGAACAGTCATTGATGAGTATCGAATGAAAATACAGGTATTGGTTTGGTTTATTCTTGTATAACATTTATGTTTTCATATAGTGTTTGATATATCAGTGTGTATTATTTAGTCATTAAGGGTGgattgataaaataatttatatgtttaaagataatgattaaataattccactctgaaaccatataattgtacgaaatttattagaatcataaaactataatctgatgatgtgtgtagttttagtcagaattagaacaaggaccttttgttcctttttagtatgtaagcagggtgcaagtgtgaaacaaatgataagaggagctatcgtcAGACAAGCtggactactgtgttccttacaggacattctgtctccacccgtggacgggagaaactgttaggcttgcagacaattatgaaacatgttgcagattaaacaatgtatctgtgtagtggaaaaacacagactgtctgagcaaggcgtagcttaagatttgaacttgtttgtgtgtgttataaagactGGGTTTGCATTTTTGATGttagaacgttcccgtgaataaacatgttgactattgtaagctgggactcttgtctgtatcattcaaccagaatcttacaaactctgggttgcagactgagtagattaattgaagtaattgaagtttatgaacattgataacaaaaTTATCATAACACATGTCTAACTGGCTTCACAGGTCATTTGATTAGACATGTACAACAGATGGACAGATGAACAAAATCGTTTGTGTTTTGTATGAGGAAAACATTGAGCCCACAAGTCCTTCATGAGCTAACTTGCCAGCTAACTTAAGCTAATGTAGATAACTAGCCAACCAAGGTACCTAACTAGCTAACCCACCAGGCGATATTTGGTCAACATTAGCTCACCGTTTGTGTAGTCAGACTTTTCTAAGTGGTGTCATGCGCGCTAACCAACTATCCTTGCCATAGTGCcggcctaacgttagctagcaagtctgACTACACCAACAGTGagttaatgttaactagctagctaaatatcccTTCTCTGTTGGGCTAACTCTAGCTAGCATGTCACCATGTGAAAAAGTATGACTACACAAACTATGAGCTAactttaactagctggctagctcactaAAGAGGTCACAACAGTCATTATRCTGGTTTTCTTTTTACTTGTAAGRAATATGCATTGTACATGTAACTATAGTCAGGGGTTATTTAGCATCTGTTCATAAGCACCTAGCTAACCACAGATTTTTGACCTAACAAAAATAGCTTGTTAGCAGCTAGCAAACCTTATCACACGGCTCCAGCCACGCCTCTCGCTTACAGAGGTCGGAAAACGATAAAATGCACATATGCTTATTGGAGTAGTGGTTACAATCCGGTACATAGCACAGAACCATCCTTGCTTCTGATCGACAGAGAGACCTAAGGTTAGCAAGGCCAGAGTAATTTAACAAAATCTAGTCATAAAATGCTAAGATAGGTAATTTGAAAGATGCTAAACAACAATATACacaagaaatacaaaatataatttatttaaacaagaaacTACAAAAAGGCTATAATATCCACTAGTTATTCTATTTKACTTTACTTGTTAGGTTCCTTGCAACTTGTTGCTGAGAGTTTGCATGGAgaaatgtttagtttttttccacCCTGCAACACTGCCTTGAGTGATGACGTTAAAGCTTGTGACAGGATGTGTAGTTCTGCAtattagccacattagcagctaattagcatttccttTATGGTATGTAATTACAGGCAAAATATATTGATAAGAGTTGCAGTACCTTGTCCGAGAGAGGTTTCcttggttatcaaaacgtcaagccaaggtaagcctacacgaaacacagaccttatatgaactcgttctaaaatcccctatggaaaaatgtatggtggaaaaacgattggaaccatttccgtgtttgaccactaggttttatgggtattatgactcatactgtggcaCTCAATTGCCATCAGCCATTGAGGGGGTGCTTCCTTGGAAATCAATGAAAGCTGCTATACTGCCTGCATTGGCTCACGTCCAATGGCAGCGTCCAAGCTCAGGAATCGGCGAGGTTCAATTCTGAGGTTCAAAGAATGACGCTCACGTTCATTCTATCTTATGAATGGAATTAATKAGAAAAAAGTTGATTTCAGTTTGTTTCTGGTGTAGCAAGTAGAAAGTCACATTGACACAATCTTGATGGCAACgcttaacttcctttcatgggcaacgatgcgccaggccagctagttaacattagcctaacaTTACtatatctagctacatgttgaacttccatcctctcaggccaggggcacaatgtatgaatgtatggttggatcagaatcgccgttataaccAACggtcagtacggagaattaagtaaaaccacaagtccaaatccctatttcCATCCActgctaatttaggaaagggatgattttagctggctagctagacaCCGGAGGACGAAGACACAACGGGATGCAGCAATTCAAGTTTTCTGTCAATGACCTTTGGCTTCTAATGTGATGTGATTGGATTAAGCTTCTGACAAACTGGCATCCCCtgagactttttttttttggtgccccaggaccattcacagctgagttTACTCAGCTTAGCTCAAAGCTGATTTGCTATTATTATTWTYTTTTTTATTCaatggaggccaaatgcttgctgacTTCCCTTGAATTCAATGCTACTGggggcaacaatgtcatactatttttgaccagacagcatagatgggctacacatacagagacggAGGGGCGTTGTTTCGTTCGCTTGGATAATCactccagtgagatacattctgcctcttgcgaattgaaggaaatttatgaaacacagagacacgAAAGAaaatttattttgtatgtttttctttttgtcattttttgggggaagcctggcttcccatGGTATCCATGAAAACACGCCATAGGATACCAGTCAGTCACTATGATAACAGACATGAATTGTGAAATATGGCAAAATATATGGTCTCTATTGGATTCTTATGTGACCACAGACaccaacaaataaacaaaatacataTTCAGTTCTAAAAAACAAGGGTATTGGCTGAACAATTAGTGCATTTAATATTGATTGGTTAAAAAATCCTTCCAACCACTTGctcaaaaacatattttatgacCATATAGTAACCAGAGATACACTCATAACATGCCATTGTCTCTCTTAGGAGATAACATCACATTGACACAATGCTGATGGCAATGCTTATGGTTATGGTGACTAGCTCCCCCTGTTGGTGATCTGGCTCCTGCCTTCCTGTTCAcgcccagagcagagcagagactgGAACACAGAAAAGGCTATATGGACACTACTGACCTGCAAAGCGATATTTAATTTCAGAATTTGTTCAAgttaggttacggttagggttagggtaaaggtcAGTTTTAAAGTTTGGTTAGTCGTTTTACAGGTCAGGAGTGTCCTTATAACCTCTCCCCTGGAACACAGCACAGGCTTAACATATCAGACACACAACAACCCCTCCTGGTTTTTCCCTCATTACACAATTACCATAATACACCACACTCACCTCACCCCTAATAACTGTGTGGTCTGACTGAATGATAGCCAGCCTTGttttggttacacacacaccacagtccatCTGTTTATGTCTGGGTGGATTTCCTCTGTGTGAGttatgaggaaagagagagactgtgtgaaaatgttatttagcCAGAAGAGAATGTCTGTGAGTGAAACATGACACTTTAATGATCTGGAGGACACCCCTGCACCTCTTCCTGCTTGCACAACTTTGGGAATTATCTGCCAGTAGAATTGACTTGTTTGTGCAGTGCAACGCGGAAATAGTTCAAATTAGGAGCAGACAGGGTCCAAAACATGATGATGCAGCTGAAGTCTGAATGTGAAGGCATCTTCAGTTGGAAGGAGGGTGGACATTCATTCCACTTTAGTGAAAATTATGAGGAGGTCAGTTAATTAACAAACTGAGGGGTATCCAttgaagcaagctagatctactcagggtttccTAAAGCTAACCAGcatcagttagcttcacattccagctcaggcgtCATCTATACTACGACGGTGGAGATTGCTCGTCAGCCTGCTGATaactagcaggcttgtaactgcgcgTGCATGTCGCACATGGCTAAATCGAACGctaaactcttcattgagacaatgctgaaacttTATTCCATGGGCGAGTCAATTCCGCATTTAAATTTGtgccgaaatcaaaatgaaagaaaagttatcgtgcaaattcagcaggctatagTTTGAAATAGGCTTTTATTACATATCCTTAACACCGACTTTGGTGTGCTTCTCAATGCACCTTCTCCAACTCTTATCATAAAAGATTATGTCATCATACAAGTGTTTATACTGTGCTTGAAGtttaaaatgcattctgtcattactaaatgtgtaatgtcatattttaacatttctttttttacacaaaaacaattgattaataaaatatttaatcagtaGTCTTCCTCAAATGAAAGGGATGATGATGCAATATTTGCAAGAGGGaaggaatctgatttcattggtcctcaaatCGTGGCTCAGTCATTTAATTCAGGGTGAGTGAAGTTCAGTGGAtgctggtgggatgagctataggagggCTGGCTTATAgtaataaatggaacggtatcaaacatatggaaaccattaCATTCCAATgaccctgtcctcctatagctcctcccgccAGACTCCACTGGCGGAGTTAGCTgtgagcaggttagttctgaaggattcgttgccatataaacttacctggctaaaaggtgagccactttcataTGACCAGGTTATCCCgatcagagttgaccaaagttacctcactaactcattaagaaagctaaacttaGATGTGTATTTTTGGTTGTTGAAGCAGTTAAccttgaaatgggcatggtccATCTTTGTGAAAAATATAAAGTGATTTCAGAATATtaaggcaagttagctggctaatgcATTGATCTTGTTTTGGAGTATACTCCCCTCTGCTCTGTCTCCCCTCAATCACCCATAACATAATGACATGTACAGTGACTGTAGGCCCACTAGGTAACTGATTTTAGAACTTATTGATTCTGTGTTCTGGAACAGCCCCTAGCAATCACAGCTACAAACCAGAGTGCCAATAAGAGGTTTATTTCAATAAAGTCAATATTGTTAAAAGAAAAAGCCATGACATAGCCTGGATCTTTTCTTCTGACATTGACATACACATGTCGTCATTGCAGTGATTTTTGAAAACCTTCTGTGCAGGAGAAAACAAAAAAGGCCAGAGGAGATGTCTTCTAGTATTAAAACCCAAGCAGGTAAAAAATGCCTATTTTCTGAATaatcaaaacaaatatttacaatTCCTTTTATGAAATGTGTATTACAACAAATGTCTGAAAAGATGGCGGCAAAACAAGGggagataaaaaacaaaacagtatATATTTTTGCTTTATCCACACTAAAGCATTTTGGAACTACGAAAGAATACATTCACTACCTATGAGAGCATTCGAAATAATGAGAAAATGAAATCCTACATGATATTCATTACATTACCATTCTCCTCTCCCCGATTAATTTTCTCATAAATATCTTTAGTGTCATCTTTCCTGATGCCTGACTGCACATTACCGTTCTTCCGTATTctatgggagaaagagaaagtgtgtgGTTTTTATACTTCACTAGTTTAGATAGCAGGAGTCATTCAATCCACAGTGAGACCAGAATTAATGTGCCCTTTTTGGTGGCTGAAGTATAATATAAGCTACCACTGCTGCCAGAACAACACAAGCTAAAGACTTCCCTTCATGCTTTAcaggagaaaataaaaaacagatgttATTTCTGGTAAAATGGAGCTTCACTGCCCAGAGTGTCAGTGTCTATATGGAGCAGTGATGTGAGGCAATGCAGTGATGAAGTCTAAATGGTTGTTTTTTTTCTGCTAGATATTATCTAATATTTAATTGCTACATATTTCTTTAATCTCAGGTTCCATTGTCCTGAGCTGAAAACATCTCATCCAAGCACCTGGTACAGGTACATCGTGGAAAGCCCTGACTGAGCTCAGCATAAGGTCAAGGAGGAAAATGGTATCAGAGCATGGAAAACATGTAGCCTTACTTCTATTATAGTTATTGCAATTGACTTAAGCAATGCAACAGTAAAATGAAGCATATCGCGCTGATATGTCAACTGTGGTTTGGCCTAGCGTCTAATGCAGTACATGCAGTGAAACCTGCCCTCATTTACTCTCTAGAGCCAAAAACACTGAATCTTTCAACACTTTATAAATCAACTCTGTAGCCAAAACACAAAATCAGCCTTGTAATTTTCACTTTCATAGCAAGCCTAAAAAGCAAATTAATATTGAACAGCTGAACGGAAAATAGAAAAACACAGGTTGTGACCATATTCCCATGAGGAGACAGAGGGTCACCCGGAAGGCCACTTCATAAGAAGTGTGTTTAGATTGCCCTCCAACACTGATAAGCTCTGATACACACCAGCCTGCGTCTGATCTGGGAGATCGCCATTCAAATCATCATATcaaagagaaaacaaaaaaagttatAAACAATGGACCGTCAGTAAACTTTCTGAGCTGCTTCATGTACTCAAGATATCTCCAAAAATAAAAGGGAAAAGTAAGAACAAAGGAGCTCATGCATTGTGTTTGCTATAaatgaggagagaaggaaaggtagTCCATAGTTTTCTTTCTCGTGTCTGAACAGACCAGTCCCAGTGTTGGGGGTAAGGGGGGGGGGCCCTATTTGATCAGCCTCTTGGCCACGTCTTGGTAGGCGATCTCGATCTCTTTGTCACTGGGGCAGGTGTTGGTGAACTCCTCGTGTGTGTAGGCGTTCTGCAGGTACTGCCAGATACCTGTCATGTCCTTGGGGATGTCAAAGCCTCTGTACTTCTTGGTCACCACCTGTGGATGGAGGGGGACATTGATTAATTAATGTATTCTTAGATAAACTTCTAGAGAAGCGGTCCCTCTGTAGGCCAAGGGTGGTACAAAATGATTTGGGTAGCAGAATGCATAAATCACTAAGTGCTCTGGGCTTTGCTGTGTCAAGATGTATTCTATTTGTCCAACATAAGCATTCAATTTTATCATAAGAATAGCACAGGTAGCTTAGCTGGGGGGTTACTATAGGGACTTCGCTAACTCAACTGTgtgtgtacactgagtataccaaacattatgaacaccttcaaAATATTGAGTTGCGCATGGACGGGgcattcgtcggggcatggactctacaaggtatcgaaagcgttccacagggatgctggcccatgttgactccaatgctttccaaagttgtgtcaagttagctggatgtcctttggttggtggaccattcttgatacacacaggaaactgttgaacatgAAACTATGTAGCGTTGCAGTTTTTTGACACAAACCAGAGCACCTAGCACCTACCATCATACTctgttcaaatgcacttaaatcttttgtcttgctcattcaccctctgaatgacacacatacacaccaatccacgtctcaattgtcttaaggcttaaaaattattcttgaacctgtctcctccccttaatatACATTGAAcgtagtggatttaacaggtgacatcaataagggatcatagctttcacctggattcacctggtcagtctatctcatggaaagagcagtgagTATacaatgttctgtacactcagtgtataatgtcatgtttattggCCTCTGCTCTTACCTTGACGATGTGCAGCTTGGGAAGGAGGTTGCAGTCAGCCAGTGTCATGTTGTCACCATCCAGGAACTTGCGAGTGGAGATCTTGACGTCCTCAATGCTGTTGTGGTCGATCTCGTCAGGCAGTGGGGAGCGCAGGTACTCATCCAGCTTCTGCAGGGTCTTCAACAGCCCACGCTCCAGACCTACAGcaaaaaaaggaacatttatcATCTCTAACTAATGTGAAGGAACATTTTATtgttgtgcttttctaataaccaattttaCTGGGTTCTTGCAAGTGACTGATTGTGCCTGGGAGAAATCCTCACCATCAGTATAACCAGTTTGgctcagcttggagagaagaagccttgtgaggtattggtcggtcacatgcatgaaccaaacgttaatgatgaattaatgaTGAAAAATGAATAAGCTATATCAAATATAACTTGTcgtgtaagcagtatataagagaagTATCGTGACTGCCCCGGCTGAGCTGCTGACAGACGTGTACTACTTGGTGCATTacgtttgttggaacctctccagcttgctgatactaaagaatgattcatttaagattgacttcaggtgtccctggtggtaatttccagAACACTAGCACAACAACTGTCAACTGCATATAGCATTCACAAACCAGCCTGCCTGCATTGTGTTGAGTATTCTAGACCACTTTTCAAACCGACACTACAGGATACACACAGCAGTTCTGTAGTCTGCCACGCGAGGGCAGCATTTTATAGCAAGATGGCAGAACTTAAGCTGCCTTGCTGAAGTACTTTGAGAGAGTACATTCCTTGATCCCAGTTTTGACATTATCTTGAGAGCCCAAATAAGGAGTAGTTCATACAACTAAAATAGATAGCAGGGGTTGGACTAATTGTGGTTCACTGAGCAAATTCGACTTATTGGAATGTTATGTATTCAAGCCAGTTGGAGAGTGTGTGACTGGGCATATTGTGTTTTACATTTTACAGTGTGACTGTCCTATAAATAGGGCATGCTTATCATTCAGATATGACTTTCAGCAATAAAGTACTGTTGACATAGCCCAGAAGATATTCAAAGCCAACCATCACGACAGGTCAATATTTCCACAGGGTGGAGAATAGAAAGAAACCATACCATCCAAGATACCAGAGGACATGAACTGATACTGTGTCATAAACAGCTTACCCCAGATTAACATGgcatacagacagagaaacaatAGCCAATATGACTGAGGCAAAGCTACAGTATACTGTCATCTGTTGTCTTGTACAAAACATGTCTGTTGGCAATATATTTATAGCTGTGGCATGCCTGTTAAACAAAAGCCAGGGGAGACAAGAGAGTTGCTGTGAGCTCATTTCCAGACCATCTCGCTCTGTTGTTTTTACCAGGCTTTTGGTTGTTTCTTTAGAGAGCCCAGCCAGGTGACATGGGGTACAGGGGGAAAGTGGCAGGAATGGTACTGGGGACAGAGAGGGGCCACCACGGAGAACAAAAGCTCTATGTTGACATggcaaatccccccccccccgcgctgtCACCCAGCCACCAATGACCTCAGGCTGCTGCTGTCACCTAGCAACCACAGAACTGTTGAAGCACATAGGTTTATGTGTGTGCTTGTTAATTATGTTATAGGGAGTGGAAGCTCACCTTCGTTGGCATTGGGTTTTGAGTTTTTGATGAACGCTGAGAACTTGGCAAAGATGTCCATCCCAGCTGTGTTGGACTCAGGGTGTCTGGCACTAAGCTTGgtgaacctacacacacacacacacacacacacaaacagatgacACACCTGGTTAGATCTCAAACAAGCAGAGTGTATACTGTAACCTAGGTATCTACACTTGAAGGCAGTGTGATGTGCCTAGTAGGCGTGACGAGCTGTTA is from Salvelinus sp. IW2-2015 linkage group LG9, ASM291031v2, whole genome shotgun sequence and encodes:
- the clic4 gene encoding chloride intracellular channel protein 4 isoform X1 — encoded protein: MIYVKECELSPAWVKKKWENLKQKYTAGSDGESIGNCPFSQRLFMILWLKGVVFNVTTVDLKRKPADLQNLAPGTHPPFITFNGEVKTDVNKIEEFLEDVLSPPKFTKLSARHPESNTAGMDIFAKFSAFIKNSKPNANEGLERGLLKTLQKLDEYLRSPLPDEIDHNSIEDVKISTRKFLDGDNMTLADCNLLPKLHIVKVVTKKYRGFDIPKDMTGIWQYLQNAYTHEEFTNTCPSDKEIEIAYQDVAKRLIK
- the clic4 gene encoding chloride intracellular channel protein 4 isoform X2, giving the protein MSLSVPHNGIKADNEPVIELFVKAGSDGESIGNCPFSQRLFMILWLKGVVFNVTTVDLKRKPADLQNLAPGTHPPFITFNGEVKTDVNKIEEFLEDVLSPPKFTKLSARHPESNTAGMDIFAKFSAFIKNSKPNANEGLERGLLKTLQKLDEYLRSPLPDEIDHNSIEDVKISTRKFLDGDNMTLADCNLLPKLHIVKVVTKKYRGFDIPKDMTGIWQYLQNAYTHEEFTNTCPSDKEIEIAYQDVAKRLIK